A stretch of Lactuca sativa cultivar Salinas chromosome 6, Lsat_Salinas_v11, whole genome shotgun sequence DNA encodes these proteins:
- the LOC111877484 gene encoding outer envelope protein 80, chloroplastic, whose amino-acid sequence MPENKSIQFRSSSIKIPPFVPIHHHRHQHHHHHHHRRSLPLFADLHLSISSILNNSKHSLTQFISSSISKFQPSTQKPPKPSNPFHSKKPPLLCSASLALARVDEEGGEVTQSSKSHSVSRHDDERVLISEVLVRNKDGEELERKDLEAEAIAALKTCRPNSALTTREVQEDVHRIIGSGYFSSCMPVAVDTRDGIRLVFQVEPNQDFQGLVCEGANVLPTKFVEDKFRDGYGKIVNIRQLDHVINSINGWYMERGLFGLVSGIEILSGGIIRLQVSEAEVNNISVRFLRRTGEPTTGKTRPETILRQLNTKKGQVYSMLQAKRDVDTLLAMGIMEDVSIVPQPAGDSGKVDLTINAVERVSGGISAGGGISSGITSGPLAGLIGSCALYHRNLFGRNQKINLSLERGQIDSIFRINYTDPWIEGDDKRTSRTIMVQNSRTPGTLVHGNQPNNTNLTIGRITAGIEYSRPFRPKWSGTAGLIFQRAGARDEKGNPMIRDYHSSPLTASGNIHDDMVLAKLETVYTGSSDPSSSMLVVNMEQGLPVWSEWLVFNRVTGRARKGLAIGPASLNLSLSGGHVVGNFPPHEAFPIGGTNSVRGYEEGAIGSGRSYAVGCGEISFPLVGPVEGAMFADYGTDLGSGPTVPGDPAGARLKPGSGYGYGVGMRVASPLGPLRLEYAFNDQGTGRFHFGVGQRN is encoded by the exons ATGCCGGAAAACAAATCCATTCAATTCAGGTCGTCCTCCATTAAAATCCCTCCTTTTGTCCCTATTCACCACCACCGGCATcaacaccatcaccatcaccatcaccgccGCTCACTTCCTCTCTTCGCCGACCTCCATCTTTCAATTTCTTCAATTCTTAACAATTCCAAACACTCACTCACtcaattcatatcttcttccatCAGCAAATTCCAACCGAGTACTCAGAAACCTCCAAAACCCTCAAACCCTTTTCACTCCAAAAAACCACCGCTACTCTGCTCGGCTTCATTGGCGTTGGCCCGGGTCGACGAGGAGGGCGGTGAAGTAACTCAATCGAGTAAGAGTCATTCAGTGAGCCGACATGACGACGAGCGTGTGCTAATCAGTGAGGTTTTGGTGAGAAATAAGGACGGAGAGGAGCTTGAAAGGAAAGATTTGGAGGCAGAAGCCATAGCGGCATTGAAAACATGTCGACCTAATTCAGCTTTAACTACACGCGAAGTTCAGGAAGATGTGCACAGGATCATCGGAAGCGGGTATTTCTCTTCTTGCATGCCTGTAGCAGTAGATACTCGTGATGGCATCCGTTTGGTGTTCCAG GTAGAACCAAACCAAGATTTCCAAGGCCTGGTTTGTGAAGGAGCCAATGTTTTGCCAACAAAATTTGTAGAAGATAAATTTCGTGATGGATATG GAAAAATTGTAAACATACGACAATTAGACCATGTTATAAACTCCATTAACGGGTGGTATATGGAGCGTGGCCTTTTTGGTTTG GTTTCAGGAATTGAGATTCTCTCTGGAGGAATTATTAGGTTACAAGTTTCAGAAGCAGAGGTCAACAATATATCCGTACGTTTTCTCCGTAGAAC TGGTGAGCCAACTACAGGTAAGACAAGGCCTGAGACGATTCTTAGGCAACTTAATACCAAAAAGGGGCAG GTATATAGTATGCTTCAAGCAAAACGAGATGTAGACACATTGTTAGCTATGGGAATTATGGAAGATGTTAGTATTGTTCCACAACCTGCTGGAG ATTCAGGGAAGGTGGACCTCACTATTAATGCAGTTGAACGTGTAAGTGGAGGCATTTCAGCTGGTGGTGGAATTTCAAGTGg AATCACAAGTGGCCCTTTAGCAGGACTTATTGGAAG tTGTGCACTTTATCATCGAAATCTATTTGGGAGgaatcaaaagataaatctttCCCTTGAAAGGGGACAAATTGACTCGATCTTTAGGATCAACTACACGGATCCTTGGATTGAAGGAGATGAtaaaaggacatcaagaacaATAATGGTTCAG AATTCAAGAACCCCTGGAACTCTTGTTCATGGAAATCAACCCAATAACACTAATCTAACCATTGGAAGGATTACAGCTGGCATTGAATATAGTCGCCCTTTTAGACCAAAATGGAGTGGAACAGCAGGGCTTATTTTTCAg CGTGCTGGTGCTCGTGATGAAAAAGGGAATCCAATGATACGCGACTACCATAGCAGCCCACTAACCGCAAG TGGAAATATCCATGATGATATGGTACTTGCTAAGCTTGAAACTGTTTACACTGGTTCAAGTGACCCTAGTTCTTCAATG TTAGTTGTAAACATGGAGCAAGGGCTTCCTGTTTGGTCAGAATGGCTGGTTTTCAATAGGGTTACTGGTCGTGCAAGAAAAGGACTTGCAATTGGCCCTGCTTCCCTTAATTTGAG TCTATCTGGTGGACATGTCGTGGGAAATTTCCCTCCCCATGAAGCATTCCCCATTGGTGGAACAAACAGTGTGAGAGGATATGAAGAAGGAGCAATTGGATCAGGGAGATCTTATGCTGTTGGTTGTGGAGAGATTTCTTTccctttg GTGGGGCCCGTAGAAGGAGCCATGTTTGCCGACTACGGAACTGATCTTGGTTCAGGCCCAACCGTTCCTG ggGATCCTGCGGGGGCTAGGCTAAAGCCGGGAAGTGGATATGGTTATGGAGTGGGAATGCGTGTAGCGTCTCCTTTAGGCCCTCTTAGACTTGAGTATGCTTTTAATGATCAAGGAACAGGGAGGTTTCACTTTGGAGTTGGTCAACGAAAttga